In Actinomadura luteofluorescens, the sequence GCTCCAGCTCACCGACTCCGGCTTCCCGAGCGGGATGTACACGCTGTCGCACGGGCTGGAGGGGTACGTCCAGCTCCGGATCACGGGGCCGGAGAACCTGCGCGAGCTGCTGACCGACCTGCTGTACAACGCGGTGGGCCCCGCGGACGCGGCCGCCCTGGCACTGGCGCACCGCGCGGCGCGCGAGGGGGACTGGGACGGGCTGGTCCGCGTCGACCGGCGGCTGCACGCGATCAAGCTCAACCGCGAGCAGCGGAACGCCTCGACCCGGACCGGCCGGCAGGTCCTGGACACGGCGGCCTTCGCCTTCCCGGTGCCCGAGGCCGCCCGGCTGGCGGAGCTGGTGGCGGACAGGGCCGCACCGGGCAACCACGCGGTGGTGGTGGGCGCGCTCCACGCGGGGCTCGGCGTCCCGGCGGCGCACGCGGTCGCCGCCGACCTGTACGCGTTCGCCGCGAGCTGGACGGCGGCGGCGGTGCGGCTGGCCCGCACCGACTTCCGCCGCGCCCAGAGGCTGCTGGGCGAGGTCCGCCCGGACCTCGCACGGGTCGCGCGGGCGGCGCTCGCCGTCCGCGACCCGCGGGAGCTGCACGGCTCGGTGCCCGTCGCCGACGTCGTCTCGGCCGCGCACGAGCGGGCGGAGGCCCGCCTGTTCGTCACCTGATCCGTTGACACGAAGGAGCCGGGATGGAGCTGGAGAAGGTCTTCAAGGTGGGCATCGGCGGCCCGGTCGGGAGCGGCAAGACGGCGCTGATCGAGGCGCTGGTCCCGCGGCTGCGGACGCTGGGCCGCCAGGTCGGTGTGATCACCAACGACATCTACACGCAGGAGGACGCCGAGCACGTCCGCCGCACCCTGGCCGGGACGCTCGACCCCGAGCGGATCGTGGGGGTCGAGACGGGGGCGTGCCCGCACACCGCCGTCCGCGACGACCCGACCATGAACCTGGCGGCGGCGGCCGAGCTGCTCGACCGCTTCCCCGAAGTCGACCTGCTGCTGTTCGAGAGCGGCGGCGACAACCTCACGCTCACGTTCAGCCCGGCGCTGGCCGACGTGTTCATCTTCGTCCTGGACACCGCCGAGGGCGAGAAGATGCCGCGCAAGCGCGGCCCCGGCACCACCGACTCCGACCTGCTGGTCATCAACAAGATCGACATCGCGCCGTACGTCCGCACCGACCTCTCGGTGATGGAGCGGGACGCGCGGGCGGTGCGCGGCGAGGGCCCGGTCGCGCTGACCGACTGCCTCGCCGGGACCGGCGTCGCGGACGTCGTCGACTTCATCGAGGCGCGGGCGGGAGCGGCGTGTACCTCGCCGGTGTAGGGACGGTGGGCGGCTCAGGGGAGACCGACCGCCTCTCGCCCGAGCGGTACCTTCCCCGCTGGGTGCCCGAGCCGGTGCGGCGGCACGCCGGCGCCGTGGACATGCTCCCGGCCGGCAGCCCCGGCAAGGTCGGCCTCCTCGACCTGCGGTTCGAGCTGATCGGCGGCCGGACGGAGTTGACCGGCCACTACCAGAAGGCGCCGCTGCACATCACCCGGCCCCTGCACCCCGATCCCGGGGTGCCGGACCTGCCGTACGTCATGCTCATGTCGTCCGGAGGCGGGGTCCTCCAGGGGGACCGCTACCGCGTCGACGTCTCCTGCGGCGCGGGCGCGTCCGTGCACGTGACCACCCAGGGCGCCACCCGGCTCTACCGGATGGAGCAGGACTACGCCACGCAACTCGTCGGTCTCTCCGCGGGCCCCGGCGGCTACCTGGAGTACCTGCCGGACACGACGATCCCCTTCGGCGGAACCCGCTTCTACCAGCACCTCGCCGTCAACGCCCATCCCGACTCCACCGTCCTCGTGGGCGAGACGCTGCTGGCCGGACGCCTCGCCCGCGGGGAACGGCACGCCTACACGGCGTACTGCAGCGACGTCGAGGTGCACGACACCACGGGACGGCTGCTGTTCGCCGATCCGCTCCACCTGGTGCCGGAGGAACGGGCGGTGACCGGCCCCGCGGTGATGGACGACTTCGGGGTGCTGGCGTCCCTGTACGTCGTCACCGGCCAGAAGCCCGCGCAGGCCGTGGCCGACGCGATGCACGAGGCGCTCGCCCGCACGGGG encodes:
- the ureG gene encoding urease accessory protein UreG, coding for MELEKVFKVGIGGPVGSGKTALIEALVPRLRTLGRQVGVITNDIYTQEDAEHVRRTLAGTLDPERIVGVETGACPHTAVRDDPTMNLAAAAELLDRFPEVDLLLFESGGDNLTLTFSPALADVFIFVLDTAEGEKMPRKRGPGTTDSDLLVINKIDIAPYVRTDLSVMERDARAVRGEGPVALTDCLAGTGVADVVDFIEARAGAACTSPV
- a CDS encoding urease accessory protein UreF, with protein sequence MSARPGTADLDPLLAQLQLTDSGFPSGMYTLSHGLEGYVQLRITGPENLRELLTDLLYNAVGPADAAALALAHRAAREGDWDGLVRVDRRLHAIKLNREQRNASTRTGRQVLDTAAFAFPVPEAARLAELVADRAAPGNHAVVVGALHAGLGVPAAHAVAADLYAFAASWTAAAVRLARTDFRRAQRLLGEVRPDLARVARAALAVRDPRELHGSVPVADVVSAAHERAEARLFVT
- a CDS encoding urease accessory protein UreD, giving the protein MGGSGETDRLSPERYLPRWVPEPVRRHAGAVDMLPAGSPGKVGLLDLRFELIGGRTELTGHYQKAPLHITRPLHPDPGVPDLPYVMLMSSGGGVLQGDRYRVDVSCGAGASVHVTTQGATRLYRMEQDYATQLVGLSAGPGGYLEYLPDTTIPFGGTRFYQHLAVNAHPDSTVLVGETLLAGRLARGERHAYTAYCSDVEVHDTTGRLLFADPLHLVPEERAVTGPAVMDDFGVLASLYVVTGQKPAQAVADAMHEALARTGLRAGASVLPGDRGAWARVLGERSPEVEAAFMQVWDAVRRLLLGVPAPARRRW